Proteins encoded in a region of the Ornithodoros turicata isolate Travis unplaced genomic scaffold, ASM3712646v1 ctg00001520.1, whole genome shotgun sequence genome:
- the LOC135377057 gene encoding uncharacterized protein LOC135377057, with product MAKVSPFTIARDLERTVGKSYNARKLTTGDLQIEVTTRQQSSALLSLDKIAYISVTVTTHRPLNIVKGVISESQLLDCSDTEIEEGLKDQGVVTARRIVMRRDGKDIPTRHIVLSFQLHRLPQTIKAGYLNCHVRPYIPNPRRCFKCQRFGHGSQVCRGHAICPKCAGMDHSAESCANEVRCANCKGSHPVYSRSCPRWQEEKEILKMKVTQNISYREAKTQVEFARKGTFSEVVRRGVAPLRKSVETQTAGSPPHTPPTQEKPAESLLPLAPAAQVGSREVAATTSTEVDGELSVWDGLTGGSSQAATHTMDVDDDDCMSQKSSSSLPPNPSPWKE from the coding sequence ATGGCTAAGGTATCCCCATTCACTATTGCAAGAGACTTAGAAAGGACAGTAGGGAAGTCTTATAATGCTCGAAAGCTGACCACAGGAGATCTCCAAATTGAAGTAACCACAAGGCAACAAAGCTCCGCTCTCCTTTCACTTGATAAAATTGCCTATATATCAGTCACTGTGACCACACACCGACCACTTAACATCGTGAAGGGCGTCATCTCAGAGTCTCAACTCCTTGACTGCTCAGACACTGAGATCGAGGAAGGGCTTAAAGACCAAGGCGTTGTGACGGCGAGGAGAATTGTGATGCGTCGGGATGGTAAAGACATCCCGACGAGGCACAttgtcctttcctttcaattgcACAGGCTTCCTCAGACCATCAAAGCAGGCTATCTTAACTGCCATGTACGTCCGTATATCCCGAATCCGCGAcgctgtttcaagtgccagcgttttggacATGGTTCGCAGGTCTGTCGAGGACACGCGATCTGTCCAAAATGTGCTGGCATGGACCACTCTGCAGAGTCCTGTGCAAACGAAGTCCGCTGTGCAAACTGTAAAGGGAGCCACCCAGTCTACTCCAGGTCCTGCCCCCGTTGgcaggaagagaaagaaatactCAAAATGAAAGTAACACAGAATATCTCATACAGAGAAGCAAAGACACAGGTAGAATTTGCCAGAAAAGGCacgttctccgaagtggtgcgccggggagtggcaccactgcggaaatctgtggagacgcagactgctgggtctccaccccacactccccccacACAAGAAAAGCCTGCGGAGAGCTTGCTTCCGCTGGCACCAGCTGCTCAGGTGGGCAGCCGGGAAGTAGCGGCCACaacctctacggaggttgatggcgagctgtcagtttgggacgggctcACAGGGGGCTCATCCCAGGCTGCCACACACACGATGgatgttgacgatgatgactgcatgtcgcagaaatcatcgtcaagcCTTCCCCCCAATCCTTCCCCATGGAAGGAATAG